In Scyliorhinus torazame isolate Kashiwa2021f chromosome 9, sScyTor2.1, whole genome shotgun sequence, a single window of DNA contains:
- the LOC140430012 gene encoding probable G-protein coupled receptor 150 — MSMETAITWGSPAQINFSLDAWGMNSAGNVSEVFQLSLYDRRIRITSTTVIFALALLGNLAVLHRTGCSKSRRRKIDLLLMNLALADLCVSILTLLSHIIWEVLEDEWLAGDLACGVFKVLQDFVLIASSSITALIALERHQVIVNPLEPPLPTNILTAISWVSAFVLSIPQAFVYKLSVQGGRDKCLSTFGHLPTWHLQMYIIFGAITVFFAPFCILCVAYARILWAIWRKEQHIGNCEASKNAEQKPRRRPPPIIATSSSIPRAKVKTLKLTLVIAILFTVCGLPYFIIEMKVAFGAITESDSKVFPVLGILALSNSAANPYVYLFFKTNNAYLRRLEKNACFACLRDYRENTFHRELCAVGIRVEHSSPSTSEADTAVHTVRLCPSSELAPCDGSV, encoded by the coding sequence ATGTCGATGGAGACCGCGATTACCTGGGGCAGTCCAGCTCAAATAAACTTTTCCCTGGATGCCTGGGGCATGAATTCAGCAGGTAATGTGAGCGAAGTTTTCCAGCTCTCGCTGTACGACAGACGGATCAGAATCACCTCCACCACGGTCATCTTCGCTCTGGCTTTGCTCGGAAAcctggcagtgctgcacaggaccgGCTGCAGCAAAAGCAGGAGGCGGAAAATTGATTTGCTCCTCATGAACCTGGCTCTGGCGGACCTGTGTGTGTCCATCCTGACGCTGCTGTCTCACATCATTTGGGAGGTGTTGgaagatgaatggctggctggagatcTGGCGTGCGGAGTTTTCAAAGTTTTGCAGGATTTTGTGCTGATTGCTTCATCCAGCATCACAGCGCTTATCGCATTGGAAAGGCACCAGGTAATAGTGAACCCACTGGAGCCTCCTCTCCCCACCAACATCCTGACTGCCATATCTTGGGTCAGTGCTTTTGTGCTCTCCATCCCCCAAGCCTTTGTGTACAAactatcagtacagggaggcagagATAAATGCCTGAGCACCTTTGGGCACCTGCCCACATGGCACCTCCAGATGTATATCATATTTGGAGCTATTACTGTTTTCTTTGCTCCCTTTTGCATCCTGTGCGTGGCGTATGCGAGAATCCTCTGGGCCAtttggaggaaggagcagcacaTTGGAAACTGCGAAGCAAGTAAAAACGCTGAGCAAAAGCCGCGGAGGAGGCCACCCCCAATTATCGCTACCAGTAGCTCCATTCCAAGGGCCAAGGTGAAGACACTGAAGCTGACCCTGGTGATTGCCATTCTCTTTACAGTCTGCGGGTTACCTTATTTTATCATCGAGATGAAAGTCGCCTTCGGGGCCATCACTGAGTCAGACAGCAAGGTGTTTCCGGTCCTGGGAATCCTTGCGCTTTCCAACAGTGCGGCCAACCCGTATGTCTACCTGTTCTTCAAGACTAACAATGCCTACTTGAGGCGGCTGGAGAAGAATGCGTGCTTCGCCTGTCTGAGAGATTACAGAGAGAACACATTCCACAGGGAGCTGTGTGCAGTTGGGATACGAGTGGAGCATTCCAGCCCCAGCACATCTGAAGCAGACACCGCCGTCCACACCGTCCGTCTGTGTCCCAGCAGCGAACTCGCTCCCTGTGATGGATCTGTCTGA